A window of the Henckelia pumila isolate YLH828 chromosome 3, ASM3356847v2, whole genome shotgun sequence genome harbors these coding sequences:
- the LOC140891032 gene encoding nuclear pore complex protein NUP58 isoform X1 yields MAFPFTPQQQQQSPFQSPFNQPNPFRHTTPSQPQQQPQSPFHFQLQVQQSQPQPQLQQPQPLAQQQLYLLTTDKAPATYSTKWAELHPDSQKVLHQIEERILGYRDESQRLDQCSRLYDSSVSNNGFENHARSILQQELGGIGVAIDRQKAILQELMTVVKDMLRNTEGAVRSFMMLQPRFIHQNKAAAASASAPSQPLGAVTTQTSGGQPAANNILPVLDFYSGVPKKPSPFLCQTVARFEKFVSECRQWIEELEQLLLLDEKNFSNPGSSLLQSLPKVMANVHDYFVHVAAKVESIHQYIESMKTAYLAEKRRLGDGNDPFLEADRRETAKQEAASRRTHPTLHLPAVSDPTAQATGPFNSSPAPVSSMTTNVPVVVSASSGSGSSLFSTPSIATSSPSLFSTPTASAPVLSLLGTTASPQSSLFSSLSASSSAFAISTPLFSSTPASGVSNFSTPFATGAATGSGASFGTLSKARAKSRTGRR; encoded by the exons ATGGCTTTCCCATTCACTCCACAGCAGCAGCAGCAATCCCCTTTCCAATCTCCTTTCAACCAACCCAATCCTTTCCGACACACCACTCCTTCGCAACCCCAACAGCAGCCTCAATCTCCGTTCCACTTCCAACTCCAAGTCCAACAGTCACAACCGCAGCCGCAGCTCCAACAACCGCAACCTCTTGCACAACAGCAGCTTTATCTTCTAACTACTGATAAAGCTCCTGCAACTTACAGTACCAAATGGGCGGAGCTTCATCCCGACTCTCAAAAAGTTCTCCATCAAATTGA GGAGAGAATTTTGGGATACAGAGATGAGAGTCAGCGATTGGATCAGTGTAGCCGGCTCTATGATTCATCCGTTTCCAATAATGGGTTTGAGAATCACGCCAGGTCTATCCTGCAG CAGGAACTTGGTGGAATTGGTGTAGCTATAGATAGGCAGAAGGCAATTTTACAAGAGCTAATGACTGTCGTCAAAGATATGCTACGAAACACCGAAGGGGCTGTCCGTTCCTTTATGATGTTACAGCCCAGATTTATTCACCAAAATAAAGCGGCTGCAGCAAGTGCTTCTGCACCATCCCAACCTTTAGGAGCAGTGACCACTCAAACTTCAGGTGGTCAACCTGCGGCGAATAATATACTGCCAGTACTTGACTTCTACAGTGGTGTACCGAAGAAGCCATCTCCCTTCTTGTGCCAAACTGTTGCCAGATTTGAGAAGTTTGTATCGGAGTGTCGTCAATGGATTGAAGAGTTGGAGCAGTTATTGCTTTTAGATGAAAAGAACTTCTCCAATCCTGGTTCTTCGCTCTTACAATCCCTGCCCAAAGTCATGGCAAATGTACATGACTATTTTGTTCATGTTGCAGCAAAG GTGGAAAGTATTCATCAGTATATTGAATCCATGAAAACTGCATATCTTGCTGAAAAGCGCCGTCTTGGGGATGGGAACGATCCATTTCTTGAGGCTGATCGACGGGAAACAGCTAAACAGGAGGCTGCCTCTCGAAGGACACACCCAACTCTTCACTTACCCGCAGTTTCAGATCCAACAGCTCAAGCTACTGGACCATTTAACAGCTCACCTGCACCTGTCTCATCAATGACAACTAATGTTCCTGTTGTTGTATCTGCCTCGAGTGGAAGTGGATCCTCACTCTTTTCCACTCCATCAATTGCCACATCATCTCCTTCTCTTTTCTCCACTCCCACAGCTTCTGCTCCAGTTTTGTCCTTGTTAGGAACCACAGCTTCCCCACAGTCATCACTGTTTAGTTCCTTATCTGCGTCATCCTCAGCATTTGCCATTTCCACTCCGTTGTTTAGTTCAACCCCAGCTTCTGGAGTCTCAAACTTTTCAACACCTTTTGCTACAG GTGCCGCAACTGGATCAGGAGCCAGCTTTGGGACTTTATCT AAGGCAAGAGCAAAAAGTCGCACTGGGCGTCGCTAA
- the LOC140891032 gene encoding nuclear pore complex protein NUP58 isoform X2: MAFPFTPQQQQQSPFQSPFNQPNPFRHTTPSQPQQQPQSPFHFQLQVQQSQPQPQLQQPQPLAQQQLYLLTTDKAPATYSTKWAELHPDSQKVLHQIEERILGYRDESQRLDQCSRLYDSSVSNNGFENHARSILQELGGIGVAIDRQKAILQELMTVVKDMLRNTEGAVRSFMMLQPRFIHQNKAAAASASAPSQPLGAVTTQTSGGQPAANNILPVLDFYSGVPKKPSPFLCQTVARFEKFVSECRQWIEELEQLLLLDEKNFSNPGSSLLQSLPKVMANVHDYFVHVAAKVESIHQYIESMKTAYLAEKRRLGDGNDPFLEADRRETAKQEAASRRTHPTLHLPAVSDPTAQATGPFNSSPAPVSSMTTNVPVVVSASSGSGSSLFSTPSIATSSPSLFSTPTASAPVLSLLGTTASPQSSLFSSLSASSSAFAISTPLFSSTPASGVSNFSTPFATGAATGSGASFGTLSKARAKSRTGRR, encoded by the exons ATGGCTTTCCCATTCACTCCACAGCAGCAGCAGCAATCCCCTTTCCAATCTCCTTTCAACCAACCCAATCCTTTCCGACACACCACTCCTTCGCAACCCCAACAGCAGCCTCAATCTCCGTTCCACTTCCAACTCCAAGTCCAACAGTCACAACCGCAGCCGCAGCTCCAACAACCGCAACCTCTTGCACAACAGCAGCTTTATCTTCTAACTACTGATAAAGCTCCTGCAACTTACAGTACCAAATGGGCGGAGCTTCATCCCGACTCTCAAAAAGTTCTCCATCAAATTGA GGAGAGAATTTTGGGATACAGAGATGAGAGTCAGCGATTGGATCAGTGTAGCCGGCTCTATGATTCATCCGTTTCCAATAATGGGTTTGAGAATCACGCCAGGTCTATCCTGCAG GAACTTGGTGGAATTGGTGTAGCTATAGATAGGCAGAAGGCAATTTTACAAGAGCTAATGACTGTCGTCAAAGATATGCTACGAAACACCGAAGGGGCTGTCCGTTCCTTTATGATGTTACAGCCCAGATTTATTCACCAAAATAAAGCGGCTGCAGCAAGTGCTTCTGCACCATCCCAACCTTTAGGAGCAGTGACCACTCAAACTTCAGGTGGTCAACCTGCGGCGAATAATATACTGCCAGTACTTGACTTCTACAGTGGTGTACCGAAGAAGCCATCTCCCTTCTTGTGCCAAACTGTTGCCAGATTTGAGAAGTTTGTATCGGAGTGTCGTCAATGGATTGAAGAGTTGGAGCAGTTATTGCTTTTAGATGAAAAGAACTTCTCCAATCCTGGTTCTTCGCTCTTACAATCCCTGCCCAAAGTCATGGCAAATGTACATGACTATTTTGTTCATGTTGCAGCAAAG GTGGAAAGTATTCATCAGTATATTGAATCCATGAAAACTGCATATCTTGCTGAAAAGCGCCGTCTTGGGGATGGGAACGATCCATTTCTTGAGGCTGATCGACGGGAAACAGCTAAACAGGAGGCTGCCTCTCGAAGGACACACCCAACTCTTCACTTACCCGCAGTTTCAGATCCAACAGCTCAAGCTACTGGACCATTTAACAGCTCACCTGCACCTGTCTCATCAATGACAACTAATGTTCCTGTTGTTGTATCTGCCTCGAGTGGAAGTGGATCCTCACTCTTTTCCACTCCATCAATTGCCACATCATCTCCTTCTCTTTTCTCCACTCCCACAGCTTCTGCTCCAGTTTTGTCCTTGTTAGGAACCACAGCTTCCCCACAGTCATCACTGTTTAGTTCCTTATCTGCGTCATCCTCAGCATTTGCCATTTCCACTCCGTTGTTTAGTTCAACCCCAGCTTCTGGAGTCTCAAACTTTTCAACACCTTTTGCTACAG GTGCCGCAACTGGATCAGGAGCCAGCTTTGGGACTTTATCT AAGGCAAGAGCAAAAAGTCGCACTGGGCGTCGCTAA